From a single Methanomicrobium sp. W14 genomic region:
- a CDS encoding phenylacetate--CoA ligase family protein: MFWDKEKETLSGDSLEKLQLKRLKWTIKQTENIPFYKKLLNESKIKPDDIRKKEDIQKLPFTKKSDLQGGYPFGFFAVPKREIVRIHTTSGTTGKPTVVGYTRKDLDNWSELIARNMTMIGLTADDTFQNAVNYGLFTGGLGFHYGAEKIGMTVIPSGTGNTKRQIEMIDDFGVTAMHCTPSYAMHLSEVAESMGTDLPTFKTGMFGAEPWSENMRRTLEEKLGVTAYDSYGMSEIYGPGAAFECPERNGLHFWHDCYIIEIIDPETCEVLEPGQKGELVVTPLVKEAMPLLRYRTGDITMILDDECPCGRGAKIARLTGRSDDMLVIRGINVFPSQIEHVLRSIPEVGDQFMVYVDRINHLDEMTIDVEIKKEFFKGELCDLEKIQRKIIHSLKEILNLRTKVSLVEPGSLPRFEGKAKRVIDNRGDKF, translated from the coding sequence ATGTTCTGGGACAAAGAGAAAGAGACCTTAAGCGGTGACAGTCTCGAAAAACTTCAGCTCAAACGCCTTAAATGGACTATAAAACAGACTGAAAACATACCATTCTATAAGAAACTGCTGAACGAATCCAAAATAAAACCCGATGACATCAGGAAAAAAGAGGACATACAGAAACTCCCCTTTACAAAAAAATCTGATCTCCAGGGAGGATACCCGTTCGGATTTTTTGCCGTTCCGAAAAGGGAGATAGTAAGAATCCACACAACATCCGGGACAACAGGCAAACCGACAGTTGTCGGCTACACCAGAAAAGACCTTGACAACTGGTCAGAGCTTATCGCACGCAACATGACGATGATAGGCTTAACTGCCGACGACACATTCCAGAATGCCGTAAACTACGGTCTTTTCACAGGAGGACTCGGGTTTCACTACGGCGCAGAAAAAATCGGGATGACCGTTATCCCGAGCGGGACCGGAAACACAAAACGCCAGATTGAGATGATAGACGACTTCGGCGTAACCGCAATGCACTGCACTCCAAGTTATGCAATGCACTTGTCAGAAGTCGCGGAAAGCATGGGGACCGACCTTCCGACGTTTAAAACCGGAATGTTCGGTGCAGAGCCCTGGTCCGAAAACATGCGCAGAACGCTTGAAGAAAAGCTCGGAGTAACCGCATACGACTCATACGGCATGAGCGAGATATACGGCCCGGGCGCCGCATTCGAATGTCCTGAAAGAAACGGTCTTCACTTCTGGCATGACTGCTACATAATCGAAATCATTGACCCGGAGACCTGCGAAGTGCTTGAACCGGGACAGAAGGGTGAACTCGTCGTAACCCCGCTTGTAAAGGAGGCGATGCCCCTTTTAAGATACAGGACAGGTGACATCACAATGATCCTTGATGACGAATGCCCGTGCGGGCGCGGCGCAAAGATTGCACGCCTTACCGGAAGAAGCGACGATATGCTTGTCATCAGGGGCATAAACGTCTTCCCATCCCAGATAGAGCATGTCCTTCGCTCAATCCCCGAGGTAGGCGACCAGTTCATGGTATACGTCGACAGGATAAACCACCTTGACGAGATGACAATCGACGTCGAAATCAAAAAAGAGTTTTTCAAAGGCGAACTCTGCGACCTTGAAAAAATACAAAGGAAAATAATTCATTCGTTAAAAGAGATATTAAATCTCAGAACAAAAGTTTCACTTGTCGAACCAGGATCACTTCCGAGATTTGA